The following are from one region of the Candidatus Hydrogenedentota bacterium genome:
- a CDS encoding uroporphyrinogen decarboxylase family protein, protein MSRANFSGNQGGLMGRYRNDLLLRAAQGERTERPPVWLMRQAGRTDPEYVKLKDEAGLPLERLFRQPEWAARISLLPRRIGVDAIIYFQDILTPLGPMGAPFVFRPGPMLETPLRDTADLDELHTYDVAEELPFIPEIFRLVRKELGGAMPVLGFAGAPFTLAAFLLEGKSFGDSASEAVRFLSRHPRSAHALLDKLANVTVDYLKLQIAAGADAVQLFESAAPVLNAQQYREFALPYQQRVFEALRGTVPAIAFARDIRDLRLLDASGANILSLPSSVTIAEARRIVGEDRVVQGNLDNGLLAEGPLETITAAARACIESGECRGHIFNLNHGLLRHTPFEHVCRLIQTVCQYRAGD, encoded by the coding sequence ATGTCACGTGCGAACTTCAGTGGTAACCAGGGTGGATTGATGGGACGGTACCGCAACGATCTTCTCCTGCGGGCGGCTCAAGGAGAACGGACCGAGCGGCCTCCCGTGTGGCTGATGCGTCAAGCCGGGAGAACGGACCCCGAGTACGTCAAGCTCAAGGACGAAGCCGGTCTGCCGCTCGAACGCCTGTTCCGCCAGCCCGAATGGGCTGCCCGCATCTCCCTCCTGCCCAGGCGCATCGGGGTGGATGCAATCATCTATTTTCAGGACATTCTGACACCGCTGGGACCCATGGGAGCGCCGTTCGTGTTTCGTCCGGGACCAATGCTCGAAACCCCATTGCGAGACACCGCGGACCTCGATGAGCTGCACACCTATGACGTGGCGGAGGAGCTGCCGTTCATTCCCGAGATCTTCCGGCTGGTGCGCAAGGAGCTGGGCGGAGCCATGCCCGTGCTGGGGTTCGCCGGAGCGCCATTCACGCTCGCGGCTTTCCTCCTCGAGGGAAAGAGCTTCGGGGACTCTGCGTCCGAGGCCGTCCGGTTTCTCTCGCGGCATCCTCGATCTGCTCATGCGTTGCTCGATAAACTTGCCAATGTAACGGTGGATTACCTGAAGTTGCAGATCGCCGCGGGGGCGGACGCGGTGCAGTTGTTCGAGTCGGCCGCCCCTGTGCTGAATGCCCAGCAGTACCGCGAGTTCGCATTGCCCTATCAGCAACGGGTCTTCGAGGCGCTGCGTGGGACCGTGCCCGCTATTGCGTTCGCGCGAGACATCCGGGACCTGCGCCTGCTGGATGCTTCCGGCGCCAATATCTTAAGCTTGCCCTCTTCCGTGACGATTGCCGAAGCCCGGCGAATCGTGGGGGAAGACCGGGTAGTGCAGGGCAATCTCGACAACGGACTGTTGGCCGAGGGGCCCCTCGAAACCATCACCGCGGCCGCCCGCGCGTGTATCGAGTCCGGAGAATGCCGCGGGCACATTTTTAATCTGAACCATGGCCTGCTACGGCATACCCCGTTCGAGCACGTGTGCCGCTTGATCCAGACGGTTTGCCAGTACAGGGCCGGGGACTAG
- a CDS encoding DUF1559 domain-containing protein, translating to MRKRGFTLIELLVVIAIIGILAAILLPALARARESARRASCANNLKQLGLVCKMYVNESKGERYPPNQCWPCNPTGESSGNFTMDLMVVYPEYLTDAAVTLCPSNTLGTDVKTVYVEADKYATVRCDRAGNTCPVTIGEFYPCEADDRYTSYLYLAHNTVWPGITTGIDDGALVGMSVMDAIGWIIANDPDIVPMFEALYGAIDDPIAGDNDVTRTADGTADLPEPIWRLREGIERFLITDINNPAGSALAQSNLPIMGDWVSTDIGQEFNHVPGGANFLFMDGHVEFIRYPGKWPVSPLMAILQSEEVGSAF from the coding sequence ATGCGAAAGAGGGGTTTCACTCTAATCGAACTACTGGTAGTAATTGCGATTATCGGCATCCTGGCTGCGATTCTGTTGCCCGCGTTGGCTCGCGCCCGCGAATCCGCGCGCCGCGCCAGTTGCGCCAATAACTTAAAGCAGCTTGGGCTCGTATGTAAGATGTACGTAAACGAGTCTAAAGGCGAGAGGTACCCGCCGAATCAATGCTGGCCGTGCAATCCAACGGGCGAATCTTCAGGGAATTTCACCATGGACCTGATGGTGGTATATCCCGAATACCTGACTGACGCCGCCGTGACGCTTTGCCCATCGAACACCCTGGGCACCGACGTCAAGACGGTCTATGTCGAGGCGGATAAATACGCCACAGTTCGGTGTGATCGCGCAGGAAACACCTGTCCCGTGACCATCGGCGAATTCTATCCGTGCGAGGCAGATGACCGGTACACGTCGTATCTCTACCTGGCGCACAATACAGTCTGGCCAGGCATTACGACAGGTATTGATGACGGAGCCCTGGTTGGGATGAGCGTCATGGACGCAATTGGATGGATTATCGCGAACGATCCCGACATTGTGCCCATGTTTGAAGCCTTGTACGGCGCAATTGACGACCCCATTGCCGGAGACAATGACGTGACGCGAACGGCCGATGGTACCGCCGATCTGCCTGAGCCGATCTGGCGCCTGCGCGAAGGCATCGAGCGCTTCCTGATCACGGACATCAACAATCCGGCGGGCAGCGCGCTGGCCCAGAGCAACCTCCCGATCATGGGGGACTGGGTGAGCACCGACATCGGCCAGGAATTCAACCATGTGCCGGGCGGCGCCAACTTCCTTTTCATGGACGGCCACGTGGAATTCATCCGCTATCCGGGCAAATGGCCGGTAAGCCCGCTGATGGCCATACTCCAGAGCGAAGAGGTCGGCAGTGCGTTCTAA